In Legionella beliardensis, the following are encoded in one genomic region:
- a CDS encoding VOC family protein has protein sequence MQTLFHLAFPVHDFNLAKFFYHKQLGFPIGRESEHALIFQFGNHQIVAHLTAEPLPVQQTIYPRHFGLIFLKKAEFDSFIQQLTAKQVPFEIKPKVRFPNTKIEHESFFLKDPSNNLLEFKYYTYSSAIFNEKDYKNVGETQ, from the coding sequence ATGCAAACATTATTTCATCTCGCCTTTCCTGTTCATGATTTTAATTTAGCAAAGTTTTTTTATCATAAGCAGTTAGGTTTTCCAATTGGGCGTGAGTCAGAGCATGCGTTAATTTTTCAATTTGGTAATCACCAAATTGTCGCTCATTTAACTGCTGAGCCTCTACCTGTGCAACAAACCATTTATCCACGTCATTTTGGCCTGATTTTTCTTAAAAAAGCTGAATTTGATTCATTTATTCAACAGTTAACTGCTAAGCAAGTTCCTTTTGAAATAAAGCCTAAGGTGCGATTTCCGAATACCAAAATCGAGCATGAATCCTTCTTTTTAAAAGATCCAAGCAATAATCTACTTGAATTCAAATACTATACTTATTCTTCTGCTATTTTTAATGAAAAAGATTATAAAAATGTTGGTGAAACACAGTAA
- a CDS encoding rhodanese-like domain-containing protein codes for MAKQHSPRFLALVSETKKDIQEIDAQTLKDKLDKQLPMYLIDIREDHEWPIGHIPTAVHMSKGIIERDIETKVPNPTTPIIVYCSGGFRCALVASNLQKMGYTEVYSLDKGLQGWLDAGYSLVK; via the coding sequence ATGGCAAAACAGCACTCGCCGCGATTTTTAGCGTTAGTATCTGAAACCAAGAAAGATATTCAAGAAATAGACGCACAAACTCTTAAAGATAAGTTAGATAAACAGCTACCCATGTATCTTATAGATATTCGGGAAGATCATGAGTGGCCCATAGGGCATATTCCTACAGCAGTGCATATGAGCAAGGGTATTATTGAGCGGGATATAGAAACTAAAGTACCTAATCCAACTACGCCAATTATAGTCTATTGTAGTGGTGGTTTTCGTTGTGCCTTGGTTGCCAGTAATTTACAAAAAATGGGGTATACCGAAGTTTATTCACTAGATAAAGGCTTACAAGGATGGCTTGATGCAGGTTACAGTCTGGTAAAATAA
- a CDS encoding hotdog fold thioesterase, whose protein sequence is MAIWFQPITIEALKKRNQNTLADFLGIEFTEIGEDYLTATMPATERTKQPLGIIHGGANVVLAETLASVAANSVIDLSKSYCVGLEINANHIRPVSQGLVTGTTRPIHIGRTTHVWQIDIYNAEGKQSCVSRMTASVVTR, encoded by the coding sequence ATGGCTATTTGGTTTCAACCCATTACTATCGAAGCGTTAAAGAAACGCAATCAAAATACTCTAGCTGATTTTCTAGGTATTGAGTTTACTGAAATAGGTGAAGATTATCTAACTGCTACCATGCCTGCTACTGAACGCACTAAACAACCTCTAGGCATTATCCATGGTGGGGCTAACGTAGTGTTAGCAGAAACATTAGCAAGTGTGGCAGCTAATTCAGTCATTGATTTAAGCAAATCTTACTGTGTAGGCTTAGAAATTAATGCTAACCATATAAGGCCTGTCAGCCAAGGCTTAGTCACAGGCACAACTCGACCTATACATATAGGTCGCACTACTCATGTTTGGCAAATAGACATTTATAATGCCGAGGGCAAACAAAGCTGTGTTTCTAGAATGACTGCATCCGTAGTTACCCGATAA
- a CDS encoding YARHG domain-containing protein, producing the protein MAKICITGLTLLSLTMAAQANDTAVGGSGASPYPVEQPNIKMVAEKIIITGQDLNKENMRGAWDYDCSFVFKNTLNQPISLQMGFPFPINDKETMVAIPAGQHSKPGDALVYNFTARANNKLLPVKRQKITANIEKDLFYRDAYIWKFTFSPLETVAIKHNYETGATFDVMGFHFVSYVLKTGKLWQGGRIGRTEIEVIPNTPTRLCSEVNKDAQYTKPKPKGIKIIGKGKNRRYVWNLKNFAPTEDLSLCLQTGKNYIRYRVIYPLLQEDLSRLHAMTKEQLALIRNTIYAQYGRVFDTPKLQAYFKRQWWYEPNAHYSDNLLTPEDQKLLSVIKQLEAKKT; encoded by the coding sequence ATGGCTAAAATATGTATTACAGGACTTACCCTCCTTTCTTTGACAATGGCCGCACAGGCTAATGACACGGCAGTTGGCGGTAGTGGTGCTTCTCCTTATCCGGTTGAGCAACCTAATATTAAGATGGTTGCTGAGAAAATAATAATAACTGGGCAAGATCTCAATAAAGAAAATATGCGGGGGGCTTGGGATTATGATTGTAGTTTTGTGTTTAAAAATACCTTAAACCAACCCATATCTCTACAAATGGGTTTCCCTTTTCCAATTAATGATAAAGAAACGATGGTTGCGATTCCGGCAGGACAGCATTCAAAGCCAGGCGACGCGCTTGTTTATAATTTTACAGCGCGAGCTAATAACAAGCTTCTTCCCGTAAAAAGGCAGAAAATTACAGCTAATATCGAGAAAGATTTATTTTATCGGGATGCATACATTTGGAAATTCACCTTTTCGCCGCTTGAAACGGTGGCTATTAAGCATAATTATGAAACGGGCGCAACGTTTGATGTCATGGGTTTTCACTTTGTATCTTATGTATTAAAGACGGGCAAGTTATGGCAAGGTGGCCGTATTGGACGCACGGAGATAGAGGTGATACCTAATACCCCGACTCGCTTATGTAGCGAGGTTAATAAAGATGCCCAGTATACTAAACCAAAGCCTAAGGGAATAAAAATTATAGGGAAAGGGAAGAATAGGCGCTATGTTTGGAATTTAAAGAATTTTGCACCGACCGAAGACTTATCCTTGTGTTTACAAACAGGTAAAAACTATATTCGTTATCGCGTTATTTATCCTTTGCTGCAAGAAGATTTATCTCGTTTACATGCCATGACCAAAGAGCAATTAGCGTTAATAAGAAATACAATTTATGCTCAGTATGGGCGAGTTTTTGATACGCCTAAATTACAAGCTTATTTTAAGCGCCAATGGTGGTATGAACCGAATGCGCATTACTCAGATAATTTGTTAACGCCAGAAGATCAAAAACTTTTATCTGTTATAAAACAACTAGAAGCTAAAAAAACTTAA
- a CDS encoding polysaccharide deacetylase family protein — protein sequence MRIKLLRKFTLLILLLLSLNQSFAANREIALTIDDLPFVGNKKNFHLNMILSTLKEYAVPATGFIVAGDIQSSNWTMLQKFRDAGFGLGNHTVSHANLNKVNTEAYLEEIELADQLLLPILTEPKYFRFPYLATGSGEKKEKVMQYLVDNNYQIAPITIDSRDFLFNRKLVAVPEEARENYLNELKPQYLDFIWQQTLKAQERSRRAHNPDQAQILLIHANLLNAYTLPDIINLYKEHGFTFVSLQEALKTFTYKPQVASKNNLHVDKAIETYKDWD from the coding sequence ATGAGAATTAAATTGTTAAGAAAATTTACCCTCCTTATCTTATTGTTGTTAAGCTTAAACCAAAGCTTTGCTGCAAATAGAGAAATTGCTCTCACCATTGATGATTTGCCTTTTGTCGGCAATAAAAAGAATTTTCATCTGAATATGATTCTCTCGACATTAAAAGAATATGCCGTACCGGCCACAGGATTTATTGTTGCAGGAGATATACAGAGCAGTAATTGGACAATGTTGCAGAAATTTCGTGACGCAGGCTTTGGATTAGGAAATCACACTGTTTCACATGCTAATTTAAATAAAGTAAATACCGAAGCTTATCTTGAAGAAATAGAGCTAGCTGACCAACTCTTATTACCGATATTGACTGAGCCTAAATACTTTCGCTTTCCTTATTTAGCGACAGGCTCAGGCGAAAAAAAAGAAAAAGTTATGCAATACTTGGTGGATAATAATTATCAAATTGCGCCAATTACTATTGATAGTAGAGATTTCTTATTTAATCGCAAATTAGTCGCCGTACCAGAAGAAGCCCGCGAAAACTACCTAAATGAATTAAAACCACAGTATCTAGATTTTATTTGGCAGCAAACTTTAAAAGCACAAGAGCGAAGCCGTCGAGCCCATAACCCTGACCAGGCGCAAATCTTATTAATTCATGCAAATCTGTTAAACGCCTATACGCTCCCTGATATTATTAATCTCTATAAAGAACATGGCTTTACCTTTGTATCTTTACAAGAAGCGTTAAAAACGTTTACTTACAAACCCCAAGTCGCTTCGAAAAATAACCTGCATGTTGATAAAGCGATCGAAACATATAAAGATTGGGATTAA